From the Juglans microcarpa x Juglans regia isolate MS1-56 chromosome 3D, Jm3101_v1.0, whole genome shotgun sequence genome, the window GCAAACCAATCAAGGCCCACAAGAATACAACAAGATATGAAAAATATCCTAGATAAAACTGAACTTTGAAGGAATTAATTCTTACTAAAAGTATCAACCATGGGATAATTACCTTATGGTTGCCGTGACGACTTTCATTTGGATGGCACAAATCCACCTGAGTAAAGATATGGTACTCTCTCACCAATCACTAGAGTTAACCAGAATGCCATAATGGATATATCAAGTCCTTACCTCAGAAGTTTTTTTGCTACCTAGAATTAAGCTCTCAAGGTACTGAACTGCATGCAATCTGTAGTCTTCGTCTAGATGTTTTAGAAGTGCACTATGTACAAGAATCAGGCTGAAATTTTCTATCTAGCATCTGTGCATACAATCTCAAAGCTTCCTGCCAATTACCCATGTTGCAGTTTTCGTTGATTAAAATAGTGTATGTGTACTTATTTGGAAGTATTCCTTTTTCTTCCATCTCCACAAAAAATTTGTATGCCTGATCCATTCTCCTAACTTTGCCAAGACCATTTATGAGAGCATTGTAGGTGATGACATTTGGAAAAACACCCTTCTCTTGCATCtccaaaaaatacatcaatgcCAGTTCTAGCCTCCCCTTCTTGGCATGCGCATGAATCAATATTGTGTAAGTCACAACTGAAGGGTTTAAGCCCTTGCTCAGCATCTCATAGAATACCTCTTTGGCTTTCCTAAGATGTCCATTTTCCAGATGAGCATGAATGATGCTAGTAAATGTAACATGATCAGGAACAAGACCATCACGAACCATTTTCTGCATCAAGTTAGTTGCTTCTTCTAAATTGCCCAACTTACATGGCCCATTTACAAAAACGTTGTATGCGATCAAATCAGATGGAATATTCCTAGCTTGCATCTCTTCTTGCAATCTGAATGCCCTGTATGTGTCACCAAGATTCAGTTCACCCACTATCCGAGTTGTGTATGCAAAGCGATCTGGCTCCAACCCTTCTTGCAACATTTCATCAAAGAATTCCTTAGCCAGTGACAAATTTCCTCTCTTGCAAGACCCATTTACTAGAATCGTATAAGTAAAAACATCAGCAGAAATCCCTCGGTTGATCATTTCCTTTTTGAGCTGCAGAGCAACATCCAAGTCCCCAACCTACAAAGGCCATCTATAAGAGTATTATAGGTAACAACAGTAGGAACAAGATTCCTATATTGTAACTCCCCAAACAATAGAAAAGCTTCCTGAATGTTCCCCAACCTGCAATACCCGTATATTAGAGTGTTATATGAAACTACATCTGGCATCACAGTCTTATTTAACATGTCAGAAAACCAATGTCTAGCATCAGCCATTCTTCCCAACTTGCAAAGGCCATACATTAACGTATTATAAGTTGCCACAGTAGGGCTAGCTCTTCTAATTATCATCTCTTCCTCAAGACCTGTTGCCTCAACAAGCAATCCTTTGTTGCAATACCCATGAATTAATGGGTTATAAGTGTATGCTGAAACTTCCAATCCCGACTTCAACATCTCCCCAATCAGCCCCTTGGCCTGCTCCAACTCCCCTTTCTTTGACAACCCATTGATCAACACATTATACGTTACATCGTTAGGAAAACACCCCCTTCTTTGCATCTCAGATAAAAGCTCGAGAGCTTGCTGCACTTCCCCTTCCTTGCAATATGCATCCAACAAAGTGTTATAAGTAACAATCGTTGGCTTAATCCCGCACTCATCCATCATTCTATAAACCTCTCTAGCTTTAGTTACAAGATTTCTATCCCTAAATATCCTAAGCATCCTATTACAAATTTTCACATCAGGTAACAACCCATTTCTTATCATCTTATTAAAAACGAACAAGCATCGCTCGATCATCGATTTTTTTGTATACACCCATAACAAAAGATCGAGAAGCATAACTGAAACCTTGGGAACAACATACCCATCGACCAAGACATCCACAATTCCCTCCATTTTTACACTAATTACCCTCTCCACCACCCAATACGCCGGCCTCATCAAATTATTCTTGACAAGGATTTCGAGAATCACGCAAAACGCAAACTCAGACCGCTGAAAGTCCGGTTGGCACTCAGCCCATCGGAAGAACCGCAAAGCAATTCTGGGTCTAATCTGAATCGAATTAAGGACGCGGATAAACAACTCGGGATCAATAAGCACAGGTCGGAATTGATAAGAGACCCACTTATTGTTACAAAAGGACCAGGGATTTTCTTCAAAGGTACAAAAAATAAGGTCTCTGTAATGGGTTTCAGAGTTCGTAGCTATGCTGGAGCAAGCGGGGCAGTCatgaaaggaagaaaataagggCAAGAGGAGGCGTACCTTAAGAGCAAATGGGTGCCAAGCAGTGGAGATAGTGGTAGAGGCTAAAGCTTTAGAAGCTCGCACGCAGAGGGTCATTGAGTAGAGAAGCTACACATGCGTGTaagtgcagagagagagagagaaatagagagagagatggaaagaGAGCGTTAGACTTTAGAGATATGCAGTTGCGGCTTTTGGGATTTGACAGTGAGCCATGGAATGTTGTCACTAGTCGGTGACGGCGGAGctttattttgggatttcaGCGCCCTGCCGCATATAAACGCTTATTCTCCACTTCTCCCATGGAGACTGAGAATTAGGAGAGGTTGTAGAAGCAGGCAAGCAGCCATGCATTCTGGACTCAAGCCCAGGATTTCGGTTTGGGTCGGGTTTGAAGCAATGAGctgttaaataattaaactttaatgTTTTAAGGATATccaatcttattattattatttcttttttaaatttatcaaaactgaaaaattatttacaccATACTATTATCTCGCTTTCATTCTACTGTATAAATATAacacatttattactattagataatctttttattagatgattttattatatatatatatgtggcatACACcacacatatattatattagatgtgatatttgtttttaataattatgaaataaataaaataattgtgagaTTAAAgtgtaatatataacattttattggAGTAAGAACTTAAGAGCTTATATTATGCAAAAACTTCTGTTAATATGCCACTTGACTCCCATGACTTTAGGTTTAAACTTTTCATGAATACTATTTTGATGGAATAAGTTGGATAATTAATGCAAAGACCACCACCTAATTTCATGCATCTCACATTATGTGGTATATATAACAAATGCACGTGAGcatagaaaggaaaagaaaggttGGGACGTACGTAGCAAGAACTGCACCCTTTCATCAGACAAGTTCACGAGTGGTGGAATAAATATCGCATTAAGGCAGCCCTCACCAAACACAACAACAAAGCGTTGGCAACATTAATAGAGGTAGAAAGAAGTTTGTATATAAATACATCATTTATTCTCAAGTAATAAAAGACTCAATACACACCAAAGACATGTAGCTTGATTGATATAACtctcaattttcaaaatgaacGTATGgagtatattaaaaaacaaaaaaaaaaatactcaactatTTTTATGGTAACTCAAATGACATCCTTCTATGTAGTTTATCAATAAATAGtcttacaaataaatttttcaatacataaattaaaataatgaaattagaCTACAAAAGGGAGAAAGATGggaaaaggaaaacagaagGTGGGCCGGGCAGGCACTAGGCAGGCCATGCAAGTTAGAAACATCGTGGACGGGAAaaagtatgaaaatttaattcgCATATAGTAGCAGTAATTACATTGGCATAGAGTTCAGGGAAAATGTCTGTGCATCTTGGTCAGCAGAAGAGTCCCTGTGATCCCCAAGTAGAATCCACATTCTCAACGCACAACGCATTTCGCAATGGAGCTCCGAGTAGGATCCACATTCTCTTTAGTCATCATCACACAGGCAGTGATCAAGTAGCCAACGATATATATTAAGCTTCTCGATCCATTAACTTCAGAAGAATGACCTGCCAAGATAAGCAAAATAATGCCTCCGATTGCTGAATTTCTCAGTTATCAGTAAAATGCAAGGACTGCAGAAGTTATACCGATAATTCGTGACCATAAGCaaagttttaaaagaaatgggTAAAACGGCGAATAAACATGTTTTAGCGAGGTTCAAACAATTTTCATCAAGGCTATTCTGGGTCTCACTTTATTTCAAATGGTCTATATGGGGGACTTACACACACCAGGCGTGTACTTAGCGTAACTCTAAAATGATGCACTTGCTGACTTGCACATGATATCTCATTGAGGGACGTATGCAAAAACACACATTTTCATCTAGCAACTTACGGGACAGGAACGATATGATTTCAGCCCCTGTTGTAGTTCATACGATGAGATTAAAAGCTTCACTGGACGAAATTCCACAGATTGGTTATGCCCTCTGTTGTCTGTAAAACAGATTAATTCACGTTGTTGAAGGTGCTCAAATGCCTGCAGAAGTCAGAGCAAATCACATCAAAGTTATTACAGGAGACATAGGGAgggaaaaacataaaattcttcATGCACAATCCGCAGAGAGATTCATACCCTTAAGCACACATTCCGGGCATAATAATCAGATGTCTGGAATGTATCATGTATGCTTTTGTACTCTGCCGAGTAGGACAAACATGTAAGTAATGGACAAACTTGGTGATGCAATGGTAATGGAGTGACAACAAATGTTTGTGTGCCTCTCAGAAGTTTACCTGTCATTACAGAGTTGAAGTTGTATAAATTTTGCTCTTTAACTTCCAACCTCTTCATGCATACCAGGATATAAAGTTCCAAAATTGAGCAATCTGCTTGAACAGGTAGTTCGTGCAtcaaaaatcattaatttaagCTGGAAGCGAGGGTTAGATCATTGCTTGGCATGCATAAACAGGGATCTATTCAAACATATCATCGTAGAAAAATACATGCCAGCCAGGGAATTATTTGAAGACTTCCTCAATAATTCTTGCACATACATGGATTGATATGCTAAACTTGCATTTAATCGCAAGAAGGATTTAAATATCCTGCCTCAGGAAGATCTAACACCCATAGTAACTTCATTTATTTAAGCAGTAACTAAATAAAATTTGCAAAGCAGTAAAACAGGAGTTAATACAAATAGTGTGCATAAACCATGTAGTGGAGAAGACTCCAAGAACTGAAGGGAATCCAAAAGGAAATGCTCAAAAAAGTATTTTAGTATTATGTAGTAGAACTGCTAGATAGGGGGGGGATAGAGATTTATGAATACCATGCAAGCAGTACATGATTATCAAAGAAAAAGTACTTAAATCTTCCAACCTGTTATACATTCCAGCTTTGGCTGCCTTTGGATATTTGGAAGTGCAGTTTTGAAATTCTCAAGTGCTAGGAACCCAGATCCCAAATCCATATAAGAAACAGCACGGAATCTAGTTCATGGTCTATCAGAAGTAAGTTTGGCCCAGAACGATACATGCtcatatgtaaaattaaaattagtagACATCCTTTGTTTCTAGATAAATGAAAAACTTACAGAAACCTCAGCAAGTGGTTGACAGTAGCATCGGAattcatatatgtataaatagTTTGTTTGAATTTCTCATCTGCTAACATATTCTATAAAATGTCAAGGATTTCTTAACCAGATATGAGAAAACAGATCTTTCGAGATAAAATTTGCCATCAGCTTCATTGGCAAGACATGAACAACTAATCtgtctaaaattattttgaacttccatcaaaatgatatttacctAAAAAGTAGCATAAGAACGGTGATTAGAGGGAATTGAACCTCTTATAACTAACATACATCTCCACGtctcaaaaagaagatattatattaaacATCCCAACAACCTTATAAAACCCTTGAGAAGATGATTTTAAACACACCTAGTCATATTTTGTGGCGTAAATGAAAAACgcttatactaaattaaatttccATATTGTTATATCATTGAAAGGATACTTGAAGTTTAGCATTAAATTCAACAGCATAGTCACGTGGAAGGGTCGAGTCTAGtggtaatgataaaatatgccCCAATAATCTGCATAGCCAGAACATAGAAAATCAAGACAAAAGCATTTATTACACTTATAATTCTTCATATTTGAGCAGAACCATGGTGGCATCTCTGATTCAAGCAATAAGCTTACTTACCTCTGCAAGTCTTCCTTAGAGGGAGGAAGAAACATTAGCTTTCTATGTGAAAAACGAGATCTTACTCTCTTTTCCAAAAGCTGATCAGCATCCTGCAAGCAAAATTGCCTAATTATTCAAAGCTCCAATGCAGTCTGCAGACGTCTTTTTGCACCAAAACATTTATATGCAGTTTGCATATAACCACAATagacaaaatttcaaaatcattttACCACTAAATCATTAGGGTCCCAAGACAAGAAGGGTTCCCATGACTtcctaatttaaaaattcatcGTGTGAATAAACCTGAAGATAACAAACAAGACAGGAAGAAAACTCCAAAGCACCATACCAGTCGGCAACTCACACCAATGACAACAGCTTGTGATGTTATTGATTGCATTGCATCTAGCAGACTATAAAGTACTCGTTGTTTTCCctaaaaagaacaacaaaaagtGAAAGTTCAAGTGTCATAATGAGAGAATTCAAACAGAGCAAACACAAATTTTGCATGGGATTTTATACAGCTGATCATTGGTTCAGTCAAACAGAAGacgaaaaaaacaaatatgaagGTCAAATCCCAAAGCATCAGTACTGAGAAAGGAATTGGTACAAGATGGTGGAATCTTACCTGAGCAAACAGGTCAAACTCATCCAGGACAAAAATAATTGTCTTATGCGCTAATCCACACTCCCTATAGGCCAGAATCACATattaaaatcatcaaacaaGAGCCACTTTAAAGTTTTATACTCACCTTAACATGGCTATCATAAACTGGGAGTTATCGTCGCAAGTTTATATTTAATCACTAAACAAGAGCCACTTCAAGAAAACTTTTACTCACCTTAACATGGCTATCATAAACTGGGAGTTATCATCAAAAGATGCCTAAAATAACCACATCAAGATCAGGAAATCAGAAGTATTAGTTGTAAGTGCATCAACTGACCtcaaataaattatgcatgttACCATTTTTGAGAACAACAGGTCATGCTCTACACATAACTGTCTGGCAATTTCCTGAAAGATAAACAATCATGTGGGATAAAtttcacaacattttataaaaaattctaatggAAACAAATGCTATAATACAAACATTGATAACAAGTGGTAACATATcaatgcatatgcatatgcaccTGTTCTAATGTTTACAAGTAcatgtattttgttatatggTTTCTTTGTGAGTCTGCATATAAAAACAGTGGGTTAACTTATTATAGATAATCATCCACATGGAATCAATCATTGTTTGTATGCATTAGACACTATGAATTTTAGTCTCTAGACATTAACTTACACCTAAAACTACATACAACTTAATGGCAATCGTCCACATGGATTCAGTCCAGTCTGCTTTGTTATCAAATATGGCATATATATTGAGCAAACCATTGCTCTTGCATGTTAGCTTCTGCCTAAAACTCCATACAACTTCTGTACAAACAGTTTGTCTACCATCAAGACAAACAACTAACTCAGAAATTATTATCTCAATGCACTGGCTACATTCGGTCCATCATTTCCTCTGATACATCAACGCAAGAATTTAAGCTGCAAGATATGGATCTGTAGTACAATTGCGACATGTGTCACAGCAATGTTCTACCACTTAAGTTGAACTATGAGCAGTGTCTTTCTTCTTTGTAGCACACAATTTGattcttgttttcaaaattcttcATCAACTTCTCAAGTATCAACGATCACATTTTCTTATGTATTGTGATTTAGACTCATAGCTCAACCAGCATATTTAGTTAGTTGGCAGTATGAATTTAcggtataataatattatgtgaTTAGGCAATATGACATGAAACTCCATGTTATTGAAACTAAATATGAGAGCATGCAGTAGAGGAGGGAAATTTTATGGAATATCATACCTTAAAAGCGCAGTTGTCATCACTGTGCAAAAGCCCACTCAACCTGATCTGCACAAAATAGTTGCATGAGAAAAGATGTTTGCCACTGGGAATATCTGTGGCAAACATTTTTCCTTGTTTGACAAAAGGTTTGACTTAACCAGAATGGCAACTTGAATTCACAAGGCTTGAGATTTGACACCACAGATGTGAGAGACAAGAGTCTGAATTTTTACTGAAAGTTGCTATGGAGTTTTTACATTACAAACAAAGGCCGATTTAGAGAACTCATAATACCTATTTTATGAGGAAAAATGTTTGTAGAACATTCCTAATTAATATCCTACAACATAAAAactgattttttcaaaaatgttaCAAAAGCAACTCACAAACAAGGAAATGATTACCAATTCTACAAAATCCCAAATAAAATGCAAGACGTCTTCCGTCTTCTTTTCtttggttgggggggggggggggggggggggggggggggttattgTAGCCATAACATAGATGAAACGGTGTATCACCAGACCATCGTAGTGAAATCAAGAGGCTccagttaaaaaaattgttgatgcATTTGGTTGCCAAACTGGAAATATCATccacaaatttaaatttaaaccatttgttttttttcctaaaaaaatgatgtaaataGCAGCTTGAATGGGGTCGGTGTGGTAGGTTTCTACTAGCGGGTACATTTATGGATGCCATTTTATGAGTGCTCCAATTCGAGAAGGTGGATTAACATTTTTTAGGCAAATCCATCAATGGATTGCCTAAATGCACCTCAAATATATATCTTCATTGAAATTCTAAAGCACCTTTATGCAATTTATCATTTCCTTTCCTCAGTTACCTcaacgaataaaaaaaaaaaaaattgctttaaaGAGACACTAATATACAAGATATGGgttcatctaaaaaaatcatttcagaTGCCCCgattcaaaagaataaaaagtcgagtccttacaacTGAAATCATATCAGGATATTCCAGCAACAAGTCTTTGAGAACAAGCTCCAACACCTAACaccacgagagagagagaatacaaaTGGTAAT encodes:
- the LOC121254108 gene encoding origin of replication complex subunit 4, translating into MGREKAAKEALNLLRGRLCDPTFVFKPLSDSPESNYSKLKFIISSSVTDACNNSILLLGPRGSGKIAVLELVLKDLLLEYPDMISVIRLSGLLHSDDNCAFKEIARQLCVEHDLLFSKMASFDDNSQFMIAMLRECGLAHKTIIFVLDEFDLFAQGKQRVLYSLLDAMQSITSQAVVIGVSCRLDADQLLEKRVRSRFSHRKLMFLPPSKEDLQRLLGHILSLPLDSTLPRDYAVEFNAKLQNMLADEKFKQTIYTYMNSDATVNHLLRFLFRAVSYMDLGSGFLALENFKTALPNIQRQPKLECITDCSILELYILVCMKRLEVKEQNLYNFNSVMTEYKSIHDTFQTSDYYARNVCLRAFEHLQQRELICFTDNRGHNQSVEFRPVKLLISSYELQQGLKSYRSCPVILLKLMDREA